A single Candidatus Methylomirabilis tolerans DNA region contains:
- a CDS encoding DUF1926 domain-containing protein, whose translation MTDRPAGQSPSTRLRAGSGQDKLRFLFVLHNHQPLGNFDEVIQALTDRAYRPLLEAIHARPALKFTLHMSGPLLLWLEQRDPDYLDLIGELVQRGQLELLSGGLYEPILAAIPHEDRIAQITLMSERLRSRFGVRPRGLWLTERIWDSAIIPSLVDAGIAYVLMDDRAFLTSGFEAERLHDYYLTEAEGKSLAVFPIDKRLRYLIPFRPPTEIEAHLRWIARLGGRLAIAADDGEKFGGWPGTAKWVYNDGWLKGFLDLLEGTGDWLELQTVSEALDGIRPAGLCYLPTCSYVEMEEWSLGPGGGHRLEELKNHLGPDADRYMPHLRGGHWKHFLVRYPEANRAHKKGLALGRLIPDGHEAKQAGLEILAAQCNDSYWHGVFGGLYLPHLRHEIWRHLARAEAYIRCRQALKVEAIDLDCDGSPEVWVSNSRSSAQIQPHRGGRLVEWTDFAGEVNLLNTLTRRPEVYHDAIRRAAAQPTQQTQEGIPGIHDLQRATPTDFVNALCYDQWERAAFLDHFFAEPHPLSAWASGRLDERGDFIETLWGFRPTSSGVVLERLGQVRTDHELNHPLLLRKEYAFTDNRGLAVLYRVQNPGSDRLDIRFGVELNFFLPGLALGQSLITVGDQCVLFDSPTSAAEVERFTVSIQGSDPQLRIELDHPAILYSHLVATVSQSEDGYERTVQGVAAMPTWDLHLDPGQEWEGKVVVTLSE comes from the coding sequence ATGACAGACCGACCCGCTGGGCAGTCCCCTTCGACTCGGCTCAGGGCAGGCTCCGGTCAGGATAAGCTCCGTTTTCTGTTTGTCCTGCACAACCATCAGCCTCTAGGCAATTTTGATGAAGTGATCCAGGCGCTGACGGACAGGGCCTACCGACCCCTCCTTGAGGCCATCCACGCCAGACCGGCGCTCAAGTTTACGCTGCACATGAGCGGTCCGCTTCTGCTGTGGCTGGAGCAACGAGATCCGGATTACCTCGATCTTATCGGCGAATTGGTCCAGCGCGGTCAACTGGAGCTCCTGTCAGGAGGGTTATATGAGCCGATACTGGCGGCCATCCCACACGAGGACCGAATTGCCCAGATCACGCTGATGAGCGAGCGTCTTCGGTCCCGTTTCGGTGTTCGGCCGCGCGGCCTGTGGCTGACTGAGCGGATCTGGGACAGCGCGATTATTCCGTCTCTGGTAGATGCGGGAATCGCCTATGTCTTAATGGATGACCGAGCCTTTCTCACGTCAGGATTTGAGGCCGAGCGACTGCATGACTACTACCTTACCGAAGCAGAGGGTAAGTCGCTGGCTGTCTTTCCGATTGATAAGAGGCTTCGATACCTGATCCCATTTCGCCCACCCACCGAGATCGAGGCGCACCTGCGCTGGATCGCACGGTTGGGCGGGCGGCTGGCCATTGCTGCCGACGACGGCGAGAAGTTCGGCGGCTGGCCTGGAACGGCGAAGTGGGTTTACAATGACGGATGGCTGAAGGGATTCCTGGACCTGCTTGAAGGTACAGGCGATTGGCTCGAATTACAGACGGTGAGCGAGGCGCTGGATGGCATTCGCCCCGCCGGACTCTGTTACCTGCCTACCTGTTCCTATGTCGAAATGGAAGAATGGTCCCTCGGCCCAGGCGGGGGACATCGGCTTGAAGAGCTGAAGAATCACCTTGGCCCTGATGCCGATCGGTACATGCCGCATCTGCGCGGAGGACATTGGAAGCATTTCCTGGTCCGGTATCCCGAAGCGAACCGGGCCCACAAGAAGGGTCTGGCGCTTGGCCGACTGATTCCGGATGGGCATGAGGCCAAACAGGCCGGGCTTGAGATTCTCGCAGCCCAGTGTAACGATAGCTACTGGCACGGGGTATTCGGCGGCCTCTACCTGCCCCATTTGCGACATGAAATTTGGCGACATCTGGCGCGCGCTGAGGCCTACATCCGCTGCCGCCAGGCACTCAAGGTGGAAGCGATCGATCTCGATTGCGATGGGTCGCCAGAGGTCTGGGTCTCGAACAGCCGCTCCTCGGCCCAAATTCAGCCGCATCGCGGCGGTCGACTGGTAGAGTGGACAGACTTCGCCGGAGAGGTCAACCTCCTTAATACCCTCACCCGCCGCCCGGAAGTCTATCATGATGCGATCAGGCGCGCAGCAGCACAACCCACACAGCAGACGCAAGAGGGCATCCCCGGGATTCATGACCTGCAGCGGGCGACGCCGACCGATTTTGTGAACGCGCTCTGCTATGATCAATGGGAACGCGCAGCATTCCTTGATCACTTTTTTGCTGAGCCCCATCCTCTCTCCGCCTGGGCCTCAGGCCGTCTGGACGAGCGGGGCGATTTCATCGAGACCCTCTGGGGCTTCAGGCCGACATCCAGTGGCGTGGTCCTTGAACGATTGGGACAGGTTCGAACCGACCATGAGCTGAACCATCCACTCCTCCTACGAAAGGAATATGCCTTCACGGATAATCGGGGTCTCGCTGTTCTCTACCGCGTACAGAATCCGGGAAGTGATCGTCTGGATATTCGCTTCGGAGTGGAGTTGAACTTCTTCCTGCCTGGTCTCGCTTTGGGCCAATCCCTCATCACTGTCGGTGATCAGTGCGTCTTGTTTGACTCCCCGACTTCCGCTGCCGAGGTCGAACGCTTCACCGTATCCATCCAAGGATCGGATCCACAGCTTCGCATTGAACTCGATCATCCCGCTATCCTGTACAGCCACCTGGTAGCAACCGTATCACAATCGGAGGATGGGTACGAACGAACCGTACAGGGGGTAGCGGCTATGCCGACCTGGGACCTCCATCTCGATCCCGGGCAGGAGTGGGAAGGGAAGGTGGTGGTGACGCTGTCAGAATGA
- the glgB gene encoding 1,4-alpha-glucan branching protein GlgB → MPSTLAAEAIEAIVQGKHGDPFAVLGPHEAYVAAEPCVVVRAFLPDAREATVVHADGEIKDRPMELVHPDGLFEAVIPTRNGFFPYRLRIVDQQGQGYEIEDPYRFPSTLSDYDLYLMGEGSHLRNYEKLGAHLMTLGGVPGVCFAVWAPNAKRVSVVGDFNRWDGRCHPMRNHPGNGIWDLFIPGLSENALYKFEIKSQSGEPLALKADPFAFAFEPPPRTASRVFSIDAYQWEDASWMDARARQNWLERPVAIYEVHLGSWMRPPEEGSRFLTYRELAHQLADYVTEMGYTHVELLPITEHPFYGSWGYQTIGYFAPTCRYGTPTDFMYFVDCLHQRGIGVILDWVPSHFPRDPHGLAYFDGTYLYEHEDPRKGEHREWGTLTFNYGRKEVDNFLLGNALFWLERYHLDGLRVDAVASMLYLDYSRKSGEWIPNIYGGNENLEVVAFLRRFNELVYEHHPGVMTIAEESTAWPQVSRPTYVGGLGFGLKWNMGWMHDMLGYLALDPIHRSYQHNNLTFGLLYAFSENFVLPLSHDEMVHGKGSLLGKMSGDEWQKFANLRCFYVFMYGHPGKKLLFMGGEFGQWREWDHDRSLDWHLLAEGPYHKGLQGLVRDLNQLYRCRPALHEVDFDSHGFEWIDCHDWQESIVSFLRRAKDLDDFMIVVCNFTPVPRHGYRIGVPTGGHYVELLNSDATIYGGSNLGNGGGVEAEPIPEHGRPFSLLLTLPPLAGLILKPATGVAL, encoded by the coding sequence ATGCCTTCCACGCTTGCTGCTGAGGCGATCGAGGCGATCGTCCAGGGTAAGCATGGCGATCCGTTCGCTGTGCTGGGCCCGCATGAGGCGTACGTCGCCGCAGAGCCATGCGTCGTCGTGCGCGCCTTCCTCCCGGATGCCCGGGAGGCGACGGTCGTCCATGCCGATGGCGAGATCAAGGACCGGCCCATGGAGTTGGTACACCCGGACGGCCTTTTCGAGGCCGTTATTCCGACGCGGAACGGCTTCTTTCCCTATCGACTGCGCATCGTAGATCAGCAGGGACAGGGATATGAAATCGAAGACCCGTACCGCTTTCCCTCAACCTTGAGTGACTATGACCTGTACCTGATGGGCGAGGGCAGCCATCTCAGAAACTATGAAAAGTTGGGAGCCCACCTGATGACCCTCGGCGGCGTACCAGGGGTCTGCTTTGCGGTCTGGGCCCCCAACGCCAAAAGAGTCAGCGTCGTCGGGGATTTCAATCGCTGGGATGGCCGGTGTCATCCGATGCGAAACCATCCCGGCAACGGCATATGGGACCTCTTTATCCCTGGGCTCTCAGAGAATGCGCTGTATAAATTCGAGATTAAGTCACAATCCGGCGAGCCGCTCGCCCTCAAAGCCGACCCGTTCGCCTTTGCCTTCGAGCCGCCACCCCGAACCGCCTCGCGTGTGTTCAGCATTGATGCCTACCAGTGGGAGGATGCGTCGTGGATGGACGCGCGAGCGCGCCAGAACTGGCTTGAGCGACCGGTCGCGATCTACGAGGTGCATCTGGGCTCGTGGATGCGGCCGCCTGAGGAAGGGAGTCGTTTTCTGACGTACCGGGAGCTGGCTCACCAGCTTGCCGATTACGTGACTGAGATGGGGTACACTCACGTCGAACTGCTCCCGATCACAGAGCACCCGTTTTACGGCTCGTGGGGCTACCAGACAATCGGCTACTTCGCGCCCACCTGCCGGTATGGAACACCGACAGACTTTATGTACTTCGTTGATTGCCTGCACCAGCGCGGGATCGGCGTGATCCTGGACTGGGTCCCATCCCATTTCCCCCGCGATCCGCACGGGTTAGCCTACTTCGATGGGACCTACCTTTATGAGCATGAAGATCCCCGCAAGGGCGAACATCGCGAGTGGGGTACGCTCACCTTCAATTACGGCCGAAAGGAAGTGGACAACTTCCTGCTGGGCAATGCGCTCTTCTGGCTTGAACGGTATCACCTGGATGGGCTGCGGGTGGACGCGGTCGCCTCGATGCTCTACCTGGACTATTCCCGGAAATCCGGAGAGTGGATCCCTAACATCTATGGCGGCAACGAGAATCTGGAGGTGGTCGCCTTCCTCAGGCGCTTTAATGAGCTGGTCTACGAGCACCACCCCGGCGTGATGACCATTGCCGAAGAGTCCACGGCCTGGCCCCAGGTCTCGCGCCCAACCTACGTGGGCGGGCTTGGCTTCGGGTTGAAGTGGAACATGGGGTGGATGCATGACATGCTCGGGTACCTGGCGCTCGATCCAATTCATCGAAGCTACCAGCATAACAACCTGACCTTCGGTCTGCTCTATGCCTTCAGCGAAAACTTCGTCCTGCCCCTTTCGCACGATGAGATGGTGCATGGGAAAGGCTCACTGCTCGGAAAGATGTCGGGCGATGAATGGCAGAAGTTCGCGAACCTTCGCTGCTTCTATGTCTTCATGTATGGGCATCCGGGGAAGAAGCTGCTGTTCATGGGAGGAGAGTTCGGCCAGTGGCGCGAGTGGGATCACGATCGGAGCCTGGACTGGCACCTGCTCGCAGAAGGGCCTTACCACAAAGGATTGCAGGGGTTGGTGCGGGACCTGAACCAGCTTTACCGATGCCGGCCCGCTCTGCACGAGGTCGATTTCGATTCGCACGGATTCGAGTGGATCGACTGCCATGACTGGCAGGAGAGCATCGTCTCTTTTTTGCGCCGGGCGAAGGACCTGGACGACTTCATGATCGTGGTCTGCAACTTTACCCCCGTGCCCCGACACGGCTATCGCATCGGTGTGCCGACCGGGGGCCACTATGTGGAGTTACTGAACTCAGACGCCACAATCTACGGTGGCAGCAATCTCGGGAATGGTGGCGGCGTTGAGGCAGAACCGATCCCCGAGCATGGACGGCCGTTCTCACTGCTCCTCACCCTTCCTCCATTAGCCGGGTTGATCCTCAAGCCCGCCACAGGTGTTGCGCTATGA
- a CDS encoding AbrB/MazE/SpoVT family DNA-binding domain-containing protein, whose amino-acid sequence MARKRTATEGSGGNCCRVESLVSVDGRGQMVLPKDIRERAGIRPGDKLALATWQGEGGVCCIFLMKTEMLSGMLRSVLGPAMKALSDA is encoded by the coding sequence ATGGCGCGGAAGAGAACAGCAACGGAAGGTTCTGGCGGCAACTGCTGTCGAGTCGAGTCCCTCGTGAGTGTAGACGGGCGCGGTCAGATGGTGCTGCCGAAGGATATTCGCGAGAGGGCGGGGATCCGTCCGGGCGACAAACTTGCGCTTGCGACCTGGCAGGGGGAGGGAGGCGTCTGCTGCATCTTCCTCATGAAGACAGAGATGCTGAGCGGGATGCTCCGCAGCGTGCTTGGGCCGGCCATGAAGGCACTGAGCGACGCCTGA
- a CDS encoding inositol monophosphatase has product MEIDAIREVALRAAKEAGAILRQGLEQRPTIEFKGVKNLVTNIDRRSEEAIADLVRRKLPHHGVVCEEGTRLDGNSGYRWLVDPLDGTTNYAHGYPCFSVSIGVEKDGELVFGLVYDPNLEELFIAERGGGAFLNGKRLQVSAIGTMPDALLATGFPNDVAGATQNNLDYFVRFMKRAQGVRRPGSAALDLCYVAAGRFDGFWELKLYPWDMAAGSLMVSEAGGRVTDLRGGPHHLSNPQIVASNGLLHDEMLRVLAMES; this is encoded by the coding sequence ATGGAAATCGACGCAATACGCGAGGTGGCACTACGGGCCGCGAAGGAGGCCGGCGCGATTCTTCGCCAAGGACTGGAACAGAGGCCAACCATCGAATTTAAGGGCGTGAAGAACCTCGTTACTAATATCGATCGCCGCTCAGAGGAGGCGATTGCCGACTTGGTTCGGCGCAAATTGCCTCATCACGGCGTCGTGTGTGAGGAGGGGACCAGGCTTGATGGTAACTCCGGATACCGCTGGCTCGTGGATCCGCTGGATGGCACCACGAATTATGCCCACGGCTACCCCTGCTTCTCGGTATCGATCGGTGTGGAGAAAGACGGCGAACTGGTCTTCGGATTAGTCTATGATCCGAACCTGGAGGAGCTGTTCATCGCGGAGCGAGGTGGAGGGGCGTTTCTGAACGGCAAGCGATTACAGGTCTCGGCCATCGGTACGATGCCGGATGCCCTGCTGGCCACCGGCTTTCCGAATGACGTCGCAGGTGCCACGCAGAACAATCTGGATTATTTCGTGAGGTTCATGAAGCGCGCCCAGGGCGTTCGCCGCCCCGGCTCTGCTGCGCTCGACCTGTGCTATGTGGCCGCTGGTCGGTTCGATGGCTTCTGGGAGCTGAAGCTGTACCCGTGGGACATGGCGGCCGGCTCGCTGATGGTCAGCGAGGCAGGCGGCCGAGTCACCGACCTTCGCGGTGGGCCGCATCACCTGTCTAACCCCCAGATTGTGGCCAGCAACGGCTTGCTCCATGACGAAATGCTCCGCGTGCTGGCCATGGAGAGCTGA
- a CDS encoding carbon starvation protein A, which produces MSLPSLALILLVVIGVGYRLYGRFVARQYGLDDTQLTPACEINDGVDYAPAKPFYLLGQHLSAIAAAGPIAGPIMAAQMFGWLPCLLWIGLGAVFIGAVHDFSSLVASVRHRARSIAEIVRIYLGQRGWLAIMLFIWLALIYVIVAFTNITASTFVGQTEELEGEVFAFNPGGAVAAASTMYLLLAVLMALVQRRFNPPLWLQTIIFVPATLGVVWFGTEVSTLLILDVKSWGVLILIYCFAASLMPMWLLLQPRGYLGGFILYLTLFVGLIGIFFGGFQVQQETFKTWQAPGTTGALFPFLFVTIACGACSGFHGLVCSGTTSKQIAKETHCRPVGYGAMLLEGFVAFIALATVMIVAPTQLQGVAPGKIYGDGIGRFLAILIGQEHLQFAITFGAMAFSTFVFDTLDVATRLGRYIIQELFNWSGKKGAVLAAAITVALPFFLIVTSGEGAYRVFWILFGTANQLLAALTLLGITVWLKRLARPIWFTLLPMLFVMSMTVWSLVIQTREAYEVVLQEGFALHPAILNGVVSISLLLLAAILIIEALRSLLQPVMPAVKAPTT; this is translated from the coding sequence ATGAGCCTGCCGTCGCTGGCTCTCATCTTGTTGGTGGTAATCGGAGTCGGGTATCGGCTCTATGGCCGATTTGTGGCTAGGCAATACGGCCTGGACGACACACAGCTCACGCCGGCATGTGAGATCAATGACGGCGTTGATTATGCGCCTGCCAAACCCTTCTACCTGCTGGGCCAGCACTTGAGCGCCATCGCTGCTGCCGGTCCTATCGCCGGCCCGATTATGGCCGCCCAGATGTTCGGATGGCTCCCGTGCCTGCTTTGGATCGGCCTCGGGGCCGTTTTCATCGGGGCAGTCCATGACTTCTCCAGTTTAGTAGCATCGGTCAGGCACCGCGCCAGGTCGATTGCCGAGATCGTCCGTATCTACCTGGGTCAGCGGGGCTGGCTTGCTATTATGCTTTTCATCTGGCTGGCCTTGATCTACGTCATCGTGGCTTTCACCAACATTACGGCGAGCACCTTCGTGGGCCAGACGGAAGAGCTTGAAGGGGAGGTCTTCGCATTCAACCCCGGTGGGGCGGTAGCCGCCGCCAGCACAATGTACCTTCTCCTGGCCGTACTGATGGCATTGGTCCAGAGGCGGTTCAACCCGCCCCTGTGGCTCCAAACAATCATCTTCGTACCGGCAACCTTGGGCGTCGTATGGTTTGGCACGGAGGTCTCGACGCTCCTTATCCTGGATGTCAAAAGTTGGGGGGTCTTGATCCTGATTTACTGTTTTGCGGCTTCCCTCATGCCGATGTGGCTTCTCCTCCAACCAAGAGGATATCTTGGCGGATTTATCCTCTATTTGACCCTTTTCGTCGGCCTTATCGGAATCTTTTTCGGTGGATTTCAGGTCCAGCAAGAAACGTTCAAGACCTGGCAAGCGCCGGGAACAACCGGGGCCCTGTTCCCATTTCTCTTCGTAACTATTGCCTGCGGGGCCTGCTCCGGCTTCCACGGCTTGGTCTGCTCGGGAACGACGTCAAAGCAGATCGCGAAGGAGACTCACTGCCGGCCGGTGGGGTACGGCGCCATGTTGTTGGAAGGGTTCGTAGCCTTTATCGCGCTGGCGACCGTCATGATCGTTGCTCCAACTCAACTCCAGGGCGTGGCGCCTGGGAAGATCTATGGAGACGGCATCGGTCGGTTCCTCGCCATTCTCATCGGACAGGAGCACCTTCAGTTCGCGATAACCTTTGGGGCCATGGCCTTTTCCACCTTTGTCTTCGATACGCTGGATGTGGCCACCCGCCTTGGTCGCTACATCATTCAAGAGCTGTTTAACTGGTCCGGGAAGAAAGGCGCGGTGCTCGCGGCTGCGATCACCGTCGCGCTCCCATTTTTCCTCATCGTGACATCCGGCGAAGGGGCTTATAGAGTCTTTTGGATCCTCTTCGGAACGGCCAATCAACTTCTGGCGGCCCTGACCCTTCTGGGGATTACTGTCTGGTTAAAAAGGTTGGCTCGGCCGATCTGGTTCACCCTGCTCCCGATGCTCTTCGTCATGAGCATGACGGTCTGGTCGCTTGTGATCCAGACACGCGAGGCCTATGAAGTCGTCTTGCAAGAGGGTTTCGCCCTGCATCCGGCGATCTTGAATGGGGTCGTCAGCATAAGTCTCCTACTCCTCGCGGCTATTCTGATCATTGAGGCGTTGCGGAGCCTTCTCCAACCCGTGATGCCTGCCGTCAAGGCGCCCACAACGTAA
- the hisN gene encoding histidinol-phosphatase, with the protein MIEKDQLQQLLDFAVEAAREAGEIVMEYFQTALTPERKPDRTLVTAADRKAEERLRALIREAYPDHGILGEEFGEQQSGSGRTWIIDPLDGTASFVHGVPLFGVLLGLEVDGEIVLGVANLPALNELVSAGRGLGCFWNGRRATVSGVDDLKEALLLYTDGANFEPHGRDAAFRHLIAATRMHRSWGDCYGHILVATGRAEVMLDPAMNIWDCAALLPILLEAGGTFTDWQGRPTVRGGNAISTNTRLFDQVMQAVKTANSGHAPDRVS; encoded by the coding sequence ATGATCGAAAAAGACCAACTCCAGCAGCTCCTGGATTTCGCGGTCGAGGCAGCCCGGGAGGCTGGAGAGATCGTTATGGAATATTTCCAGACCGCTCTTACACCGGAGCGGAAACCGGACCGTACCCTCGTGACAGCGGCCGACCGCAAAGCTGAGGAGAGGCTCCGGGCGCTGATCCGAGAGGCCTACCCGGACCACGGCATCCTTGGAGAGGAGTTCGGCGAGCAGCAGAGCGGCTCTGGCCGAACCTGGATCATCGACCCGCTTGACGGGACCGCCTCTTTCGTCCACGGTGTTCCGTTGTTCGGTGTCTTACTTGGGTTAGAGGTCGATGGAGAGATCGTCCTTGGGGTGGCGAATCTTCCCGCGCTGAACGAGTTGGTTTCTGCAGGCAGGGGACTGGGCTGCTTCTGGAACGGACGTCGCGCCACCGTCTCCGGTGTGGACGATCTGAAGGAGGCCCTGCTCCTGTACACGGACGGCGCCAACTTCGAGCCTCATGGGCGGGACGCGGCCTTCCGTCATCTGATCGCCGCCACCCGGATGCACCGAAGCTGGGGTGACTGTTATGGGCACATTCTGGTCGCAACGGGACGAGCGGAGGTGATGCTCGATCCGGCAATGAATATCTGGGACTGCGCGGCACTGCTGCCGATCCTGCTGGAGGCGGGTGGGACCTTTACGGATTGGCAGGGACGGCCAACCGTCCGCGGGGGGAACGCCATCTCGACTAACACGCGGCTGTTCGACCAGGTGATGCAGGCGGTCAAGACGGCGAATTCAGGGCACGCGCCTGACCGTGTGTCCTAG
- a CDS encoding YtxH domain-containing protein, protein MSGERGCSPASVALAFLVGGALGASLALLFAPEGGRQTRTRLRGLATDVKDRSTDLVDDVKDRVEDVFGVGKEIFEEKKTILTAAYQAGKEAMERERGKIQER, encoded by the coding sequence ATGAGTGGAGAACGGGGATGTTCCCCCGCATCGGTTGCCCTTGCATTTCTCGTCGGGGGTGCGCTTGGGGCGAGCTTGGCGCTGCTATTTGCTCCGGAGGGGGGCCGGCAGACCCGCACCCGGCTCAGAGGTCTCGCGACAGACGTCAAGGATCGAAGCACCGATCTGGTTGATGACGTCAAAGATCGAGTCGAGGATGTGTTTGGAGTAGGCAAAGAGATCTTCGAAGAGAAAAAGACGATTCTTACCGCCGCTTACCAGGCCGGAAAAGAGGCGATGGAGAGAGAGCGAGGTAAGATACAGGAGAGATGA
- a CDS encoding DUF948 domain-containing protein, with product MLTTEYALWAIVVLFLVLVCAMIPTFVQIRRTAKQAEDFLRLVELELRPTLIELKEVVGSLNRVSDHVAGGLKKMDGTLEAIAEVGQTVRDVNQLAQHIVFPRLITGAAFMTGLRVGLKTLIVRLAGRR from the coding sequence ATGCTTACGACAGAGTACGCTTTATGGGCCATTGTGGTCCTATTCTTGGTCTTGGTGTGCGCCATGATCCCCACGTTCGTGCAAATTCGGCGGACCGCCAAGCAAGCGGAGGATTTTCTCAGACTGGTTGAGCTTGAACTACGACCTACGTTGATCGAGCTGAAGGAGGTTGTTGGGAGCCTCAATCGTGTCTCCGACCACGTTGCTGGTGGATTGAAAAAAATGGACGGGACGCTTGAGGCGATTGCTGAGGTGGGGCAGACAGTGCGAGACGTGAATCAACTGGCGCAGCACATCGTCTTTCCAAGGCTGATCACTGGCGCTGCCTTTATGACCGGTCTTCGGGTTGGCCTGAAGACTCTCATCGTGCGACTCGCGGGAAGGAGGTGA
- a CDS encoding MFS transporter, protein MKKLLNEYEKPTRSHYQILLMSWAGWVFDFYDLILYTFLLIPIGQELNFSSIELSYVLGGSLAATAIGGIAFGILSDRFGRRSVLQWTILTYSIGTFLSGFASNFSLLLFFRIITGLGVGGEWATGQTYISETFPAKMRGRYGAFMQTGAPIGTALAAVIGGFVAPVIGWRACFFISVLPALLVVVIRKALPESDLWAERKRLIAEGRYQAGTLESEKSYQNFLRLFSASYRKLFILSLVLAIFDMSAYWFTYSWLPGYLHQQRQFSMAKSATWMLVTQVGGFLGYFTFGFVADKLGRRPAYSIYSFIMALGLIMITIMWEVIIVYPPVILGFMFLVGCGTGMFGGYGPLFAELFPTGIRNTAMGSAFNLARGVQFFTPVIIAMMAQKYGLGGGIFLAAFFALLTGAWIWTFPETKGKTLSTLEADG, encoded by the coding sequence ATGAAAAAGTTACTGAATGAATATGAAAAACCCACCCGGTCACACTATCAGATTCTTCTGATGAGTTGGGCGGGATGGGTGTTTGACTTTTATGATCTCATTCTTTACACGTTCTTACTTATTCCCATCGGCCAGGAACTCAACTTTTCCAGTATCGAACTTTCCTATGTTTTGGGCGGGTCGCTGGCAGCCACGGCGATTGGAGGCATTGCGTTTGGAATTTTATCTGATCGTTTTGGCAGAAGAAGCGTACTTCAGTGGACAATTCTTACCTATAGCATCGGAACGTTTCTATCCGGATTTGCCTCGAATTTTTCTCTTTTACTTTTTTTCCGCATCATTACCGGATTGGGAGTAGGGGGTGAGTGGGCAACGGGACAAACCTACATAAGCGAAACCTTTCCAGCCAAGATGCGGGGACGGTATGGCGCATTTATGCAAACCGGTGCGCCAATTGGTACCGCTTTGGCAGCTGTGATCGGCGGGTTTGTCGCTCCGGTAATTGGCTGGAGGGCCTGTTTTTTTATTTCTGTTCTACCCGCACTTCTTGTGGTGGTAATTCGAAAGGCGCTTCCTGAGTCGGATCTGTGGGCAGAAAGAAAAAGATTAATTGCAGAAGGCAGATACCAAGCTGGAACATTGGAAAGCGAAAAGAGTTATCAGAACTTTTTGAGGTTATTTTCAGCATCCTATCGCAAATTATTTATTCTCTCTCTGGTGTTGGCAATTTTTGATATGTCCGCGTATTGGTTTACCTATTCATGGTTGCCTGGTTATCTTCATCAGCAACGGCAATTTTCTATGGCTAAATCAGCGACCTGGATGTTGGTAACTCAAGTAGGCGGATTCTTAGGGTATTTCACGTTTGGTTTTGTTGCTGATAAGTTGGGAAGACGTCCTGCTTATTCGATTTATTCTTTTATTATGGCTCTTGGGCTTATCATGATTACTATTATGTGGGAAGTGATTATTGTTTACCCACCGGTGATTTTAGGTTTTATGTTTCTAGTGGGATGTGGAACGGGCATGTTTGGTGGCTATGGACCTCTTTTCGCGGAACTGTTTCCCACGGGTATTCGCAATACCGCTATGGGGTCCGCGTTTAATTTGGCCAGAGGCGTCCAGTTTTTCACTCCTGTCATTATCGCTATGATGGCCCAAAAGTACGGTCTGGGTGGAGGCATTTTTCTGGCTGCGTTTTTTGCTTTACTTACAGGAGCCTGGATCTGGACTTTTCCTGAAACCAAAGGGAAAACACTTTCTACATTAGAGGCGGATGGATAA